A stretch of DNA from Meiothermus cerbereus DSM 11376:
ATACAGCTCGATGGGTGAACCCGCCAGCTTGTAGAGGGCTTCCAGGGCCGCTTCCAGCGCAGGAAAGGTGACCCGCAGGGTGGCGGTGGCTTTGGGGAAGGGAAAAACCTTGAAGGCCAGCTCGGTCAGGATGCCCAGCCGCCCCAGGCTGCCGACCATCAGCTTGGGCAGGTCGAACCCGGCGGCATTCTTCACCACCTTGCCGCCGCCGCGCACCAGGCTGCCCTCACCGTCCACGAACTGCACCCCCAGGATGAAGTCGCGCACCCCGCCGTAGCGCTGGCGCAGGGGGCCAGAAAGCCCCGCCGCTACAGTGCCCCCCAGGGTGGCCCCCTGCTCGACCAGGGGGGGGTCGAAGGGCAGGTACTGCCCGTTTTGCGCCAGCAGTTGTTCCACCTCGGCCAGCCGGGTGCCGGCCCGGGCCACCAGCACGTACTCGCCCGGGTCGTACTCCAGCACCCCCGACAGGCCGCTCATCTCCAGCACGGCCTGGCCCTCGCGGGGTGTGGAGAGCGCCGGTTTGCTCCCGCCCCCCCGGGGCAGAACTCGAGGTTGGCTGCGGACGGCTTCCTGCACCTCGGCGGGGCTGGTGGGGTAGAGCGCATCAGCCGTCATGTGCTACTCCCGCCAGATGACCCCGGCTTGCTCCAGGGGGTGGGGGCCGGAATGCTTAAGCGCAGGGGCTTCGCCTCCAGGGAACATTTTGCCCCGGTTGGATAGCTCGGGGGGGTCGAGGGCCCGACGGATGCGCTGCATGGCGGCCAGGTCGGTCTCGGAGAACATCTCGGTCATGTAGGCTTTTTTCTCCATGCCCACCCCGTGCTCGCCGGTGATGGAACCGCCCAGCGCCACGCACAGGCGCAGAATCTCCCCGGCCAGTTCCTCGGCCCGCTCGAGCTCCCCCGCCACCCGCCCGTTGTAGAGGATCAGGGGGTGCAGGTTGCCGTCGCCCGCATGGAAGACATTGGCGACCCGCAGGCCATAGTGCTCAGAAAGTCGCTCAATTTCCTGCAGGGCCTGGCCCAGCCTGGAGCGGGGCACTACCCCGTCCTGCACGATGTAGTCCGGCGAGAGCCGCCCCACCGCCGAGAAAGCAGCTTTACGCCCCTTCCAGATTTTCATGCGCTCCTGTGCACCCTGGGCCACCCGCACCTCGTAGGCCCCGGACTGCCGGATGACCTGGTCTAAACGGCGGGCCTCGGCTTCGACCTGGGGAACTTCGCCCTCGAGTTCCACAATCAACAGGGCGCGGGCCTCTTGGGGGTAGCCGGCCTGGACGGCGGCCTCGGCGGCTTTGATGGCCAGCGAGTCCATAATCTCCATCGCGCCCGGCAAAAGCCCCGAGGCCACCACCGCTGCCACCGCATCGCCGGCTTTGGCCAGCGAGTCGTAGGCCGCCAGCACGGTGTGGTAGGTCTCGGGCTTGGGCAGCAGGCGCAGGGTGATCTCGGTGGCGATGCCCAAAAGTCCCTCGCTGCCCACAAACAAGCCCAACCAGTCGGGGCCGGTGTTTTCCAGGCTTTCGCTGCCCAGCGTCACCGTCTCGCCGTCGGGCAGCACCACCTTGGCCGCCAGCACGTGGTTGGAGGTCATGCCGTACTTGAGGCAGTGGGCTCCGCCAGAGTTAAAGGCCAGGTTCCCCCCGATGGTCGAGACTGGCTGGGAGGAGGGATCGGGGGCATAGTAGAGGCCATAGGGGGCGGCAGCATTCGAGACTTGCAGGTTGATATAACCCGGCTGTACCACCGCAATGCGCTCTTTGGGCTCGAGCCGCAGGAGCTTGTTCATGCGATTAAGCCCGATGACCAAGCCGCCCTCGATGGGCAACGACCCCCCCGAAAGGCTGGTGCCGGAGCCCCGGGCCACATAGGGTAGCTGGTGCTGGGCACAAAAGCGCACCGCTGCCACCACTTCATCGTGGCTTTCGGGCAGCACCACCGCCAGGGGTCGGGCCCTAAAGGCCGTGAGGGCGTCGGACTCGTAGGGTGCGAGTTCGCCCGGCCTATGGAGCAGGCGGCTGGGCGGGAAGAGGCGCGTTAACTCCTGCAAACCTGGGTTCATGGATACCCCCGGGCCCTGGCCCGCGCGGGCTCGAGCGGGTTGCTGGTATTGCTGGCTTCAGTATTCATCTGCGCTCCCTGGTGTGCTTTGAAGCTAGCCTTATTCTGGGGTTATGTCAATATATAAAACTATTTTTTACTGGACAAAAATAACCCCTCCTGTGCCTTGGCTATGAGACCTGGTGAGCAATGTCTTTGATTTGTTCTGTTTCTGGGGTCCCCGCCTGAAGCGCGGGTGGCAACCGCCTGAAAAACGATGGTGCTCCAACAGTCCCTAACGGAGCGATTCGGGCGGGGTGCATGTAATACCGGATTCAAAAAGACATTTTTCAAACAAAAAGCGCTAAGAGGCTATCTTTTTGAATCCTAGAGCACTCCCTTCGGTCGGGTTAGTTCGTCACCGTTCAGTGACGAACTAACCGAATCTGGTATAAAAAGAGGTCTGGCTCGAGCCAGACCTCGAAAAGCCCAAACCTGCCCCAGTGAGGCCAAAGCGGCTGGGCTCTAACGCAGCAAAAATGGGTTGAAGCGGGTGTCACGGTCGTAATAGTCTTCGTTTTCGGCTCGCTTCAAGAAGCCAACTACGCCGTAGGTAACAGGGGTCAGGAGTACTTCGACGCCGACTTTAAAGATGTAGTTTGAGACAAATACCGTCCAAAGCAGGTTGTTGTCCCAAACACCATAGAAGGCCACCAGCAGAAAAATGGCGGTATCCAGCCCCTGCCCCACCAGGGTGGAAGCGATGGTACGCAGGGCCAAAAAGCGCCCCTGGGTAGCCACTTTGAGCCGGGCCAGGATGTAGCTGTTGGCGAACTCTCCCACCCAGTAGGCCACCAGGCTGGCCAGCACAATGCGGGGAACCAGGCCCAGGATGGTGGAAAATGCCTCGGCGGATTTTTGACTAAACTCGTCGGAGGGTGCGGGTAAGGCCCCCACCAGACCAAAGGTGAGCGCAGACAGCAGCAGTAAAAAGAAGCCAGTCCAGATCACCCGGCGGCTTCGCTTGTAGCCGTACACCTCGGTGAGCACGTCGCCAAAAATGTAGGCCAGCGGAAACAACACTGTACCACCGTCAAAGGTAAAAGGGCCCAGGAGCACCACCTTGGTCGAGGCGATGTTGGAAACCACCAGCACCACTACGAACAGGGCTGTGATGATGTCAACGTAGCGGTAGTTTTTCATAGTTTGCATTTGCTAAGTTTGGGGCTTTTGCAAGCTCACAGCGCTATAGCTGCTTCTAGGCCTGTGAGGTGATGAAGGGCAGGTTGCGGTCAAACTGGCTGCGGTCGAGGCCGTAGCCGTACACAAAAGCATCCTCAATTTCGAAGCCCAGGTAGTGGATGGGAACCTGAACCTGCCGCCTGGAGGGCTTGGAAAGCAGGGCGGCAATTTTGAGCGAGGCGGGTTGACGGGCTTCCAGCATACGCAGCAGGTAGTTGATGGTGATGCCAGTATCCACGATATCTTCGACCACAATTACCTGGCGGCCCGCAATGGGCATGCGCAGGTCCTTTAGCAGCTCCACCTCACCGCTGGTTTTCTGGGCATCGCCATAGGACGAGACCGCCAGGAAGTCTATGGTTAGCGGCATGTCGATGGCCCGCACCAGGTCGGCCATAAAGATGAAAGCACCGTTGAGCACGCAGACCAGATGGGGCTCCTGGCCCTGGTAATCAAGTTTTATCTGCTCGCCCAGCTCGCGTATGCGGGCGGCGATTTGGGCTTCGCTGATCTGTACTTTGCCGTTTCCGGGACGAAAGACGCTCACTGCTCGATTCTACGGTACTCTTACTGACCCGTACATCCGTCTCGGGTGTCTTTGCTCTTTTGGGCCGGGGGCTTTGGCTCGAGGCGGCCTTGGGCTTGCCCGCAGATGCGGTTTTTGCGACGACAGCCTTGGGCCTCTGGACTTGGGGAGGTTTACGCAACCTGGGCAGGGCGGTGCTGGCGTAGAGCAGCTTGATTTCTTCTGGGGTAAGGTAGCGCCACTCGCCGACCTCGAGGTCGCCCAGCTCGATTGGCCCCACCGCCAGCCGCACCAGGCGCAGAACCGGATACCCTACTTTGCCCAGCATGCGGCGCACTTCGCGCTTGCGTCCCTCACTCAAAACCAGCTTGACCCCATCTTTGACCGGACGGGCCTCGAGGGCCCTGGCCAGCCCATCCCCCAGCATGACCCCCTGCACCAGTTGCTGACAGGCTTCCTTACTAACCCTGCCGTTTTTGCACCAGGCCCGGT
This window harbors:
- a CDS encoding FAD-binding protein — translated: MTADALYPTSPAEVQEAVRSQPRVLPRGGGSKPALSTPREGQAVLEMSGLSGVLEYDPGEYVLVARAGTRLAEVEQLLAQNGQYLPFDPPLVEQGATLGGTVAAGLSGPLRQRYGGVRDFILGVQFVDGEGSLVRGGGKVVKNAAGFDLPKLMVGSLGRLGILTELAFKVFPFPKATATLRVTFPALEAALEALYKLAGSPIELYALDLEAPATLVLRLGGLPEALPSRLERLQSFLSRSGEVLQGDTETQYWRHLNPLNLGEGYLVKVALTARQIPALEKALGGAPRRYMSAGNLLYMAWNNDLERLDTLLKSENLSGLVLKGTTPRPQIGIDLGQVMGHRVTAALDPQGKFTPYHP
- a CDS encoding FAD-linked oxidase C-terminal domain-containing protein, translating into MNPGLQELTRLFPPSRLLHRPGELAPYESDALTAFRARPLAVVLPESHDEVVAAVRFCAQHQLPYVARGSGTSLSGGSLPIEGGLVIGLNRMNKLLRLEPKERIAVVQPGYINLQVSNAAAPYGLYYAPDPSSQPVSTIGGNLAFNSGGAHCLKYGMTSNHVLAAKVVLPDGETVTLGSESLENTGPDWLGLFVGSEGLLGIATEITLRLLPKPETYHTVLAAYDSLAKAGDAVAAVVASGLLPGAMEIMDSLAIKAAEAAVQAGYPQEARALLIVELEGEVPQVEAEARRLDQVIRQSGAYEVRVAQGAQERMKIWKGRKAAFSAVGRLSPDYIVQDGVVPRSRLGQALQEIERLSEHYGLRVANVFHAGDGNLHPLILYNGRVAGELERAEELAGEILRLCVALGGSITGEHGVGMEKKAYMTEMFSETDLAAMQRIRRALDPPELSNRGKMFPGGEAPALKHSGPHPLEQAGVIWRE
- a CDS encoding queuosine precursor transporter is translated as MKNYRYVDIITALFVVVLVVSNIASTKVVLLGPFTFDGGTVLFPLAYIFGDVLTEVYGYKRSRRVIWTGFFLLLLSALTFGLVGALPAPSDEFSQKSAEAFSTILGLVPRIVLASLVAYWVGEFANSYILARLKVATQGRFLALRTIASTLVGQGLDTAIFLLVAFYGVWDNNLLWTVFVSNYIFKVGVEVLLTPVTYGVVGFLKRAENEDYYDRDTRFNPFLLR
- the hpt gene encoding hypoxanthine phosphoribosyltransferase; translation: MSVFRPGNGKVQISEAQIAARIRELGEQIKLDYQGQEPHLVCVLNGAFIFMADLVRAIDMPLTIDFLAVSSYGDAQKTSGEVELLKDLRMPIAGRQVIVVEDIVDTGITINYLLRMLEARQPASLKIAALLSKPSRRQVQVPIHYLGFEIEDAFVYGYGLDRSQFDRNLPFITSQA
- a CDS encoding pseudouridine synthase; its protein translation is MRLQQFLARAGITSRRKAEDLIRAGRVTINQQVATIGAVVQPGDIVRLDGERVRMPQKSVVIALHKPKGYTTTHEDEHAEKLVYELVPKHPGLHAVGRLDKDTEGLLLLTTDGHLTQHLTHPRNQVSKLYRAWCKNGRVSKEACQQLVQGVMLGDGLARALEARPVKDGVKLVLSEGRKREVRRMLGKVGYPVLRLVRLAVGPIELGDLEVGEWRYLTPEEIKLLYASTALPRLRKPPQVQRPKAVVAKTASAGKPKAASSQSPRPKRAKTPETDVRVSKSTVESSSERLSSRKRQSTDQRSPNRRPHTRAGRADKT